The stretch of DNA AGTAGACTGCAACCAGTGATTGCTCTGACGGTGGGAAGAACAGCCAAATCGCCCAGGGGGAACGAAACCCTCAGCGCCCTGCTCGGCTCCGGCGCACGCGCCGAAGTGTTGCGCCTGTTCCTCATCGATCCCATGCGGGACTACTACCAGCGCCAGATCGAAGCGGCCACGGGGCTTCCTATCCGCGCCGTGCAACGCGAACTCGAGCGCCTCGCTAAGATCCGCCTTCTCTACCGGCGCAACGAAGGCAATCGCACCTACTACCAGGTCGATACGCAGTTCCCCCTGTTTCACGATCTGCGCAGCCTCTTTCTCCGCGCCGGCGGGCCGCTCGACCGGGTCCGCGGCGACGCCGCCATCGACCCCACCGTCATCCTGCTGATCCACAGCGAGAAGGAAAACCGGCTGCTGATGGTGTACACGGGCCGTCGCGCGCCCGAGATCGGCGCAACGGAATTGCTGCCAATGGACGCGCTGACGCGCGACGAATTCATGCTCGGACTGGCTGGTGAAGACCCCCGCATCGACGAGTTTCTGCGCACCGGCGTGGACCTGCTCGGCCGGCGGGAGGACGTCATTTGGCGGCGCATCGAAGCCGCCGGTTACGACGTCCCGAAAGGAAAGGGTGTGGCATAGCATGCGAAGTGCGATTGACATCCAGCGCCTGTGCGAGTCGTGGTGGGAACGTCTTGCCGATTCCACCCGCGACGACCAGCACCGCTTTGCGGAGAAGTTCCTGGCCCTGCTCGGTTGGACCGACCACGACCAGGTCGAACCCGCCGCGGTGCCCGGCCTGCCCAGCACGGCGGCCTACGTCATCCGTCTGAAGTCGCACGCCCCGCTTGTCACCTACTTCACGTTGCCGGGCATGCTCGAACCACCCGCCGCCGTCGTCAAGCGCGGGCTCGACTTCTGCGAAACCACCCGCACCCTCGTGGACACCAACCGCTTCTTCAACGCCGGGTACGCCTTCGTCACCGATTTGTTCCGTTCGTATCTCTACGACGCGCGGACCGACGAACTCCTTCTTTACGCCGACGCGCCCGCGCAGTTTACGCAGGAGTTTGGCGACGTCCTGGGCAAGGACCGCGTCGAGGCGGGTTCGCTCGACGAAGTCCGCCGCCAACCCCGCAGCTACACCGCGCGCCAACTGCGCGAATGGATTCAGCGCTGGTCCGAAACCTTGTGCGTGGACTGGCGCGCGCCCGAGGAAATCGCGTGGCTCGCGCTCGACCGTCTCGTCGCGCTGCGCTACATCTGCGAGCGCGATCTCGCGAAAAAACCCGGCTGGCAGCACGTGCAGGACTTCGAGCGCCTCATGACGCTCGCGATCAACGGCCGTTCCGAGGGCATCGGCCGCCAACTCATCGGTCTATTCACCGACGTGCACCAGGCCTGGGGCGCCGACCTGTTTGCGCCGCAGCCGCCGCTCGAAGCCACCTTCGAACAGGACGGCCTCGCCGGCCCGCTCCTGCGCGAACTGGCCCTGCTCTCGAAGGCGAAGTTCTCGATCCCCACCGTCCTCGAAAGCTTCAACTACGGCGACGCCACGGAAAAGGCGCGCGTCCGCATGATCCCCGAGGTGAACGAGGACCGCCAGATGTACCTCGCGCAGCGCACCGCCGCGAACGTGGACGCGACGCAGATCGAACTCGACGTCGCGGACGAAGGCTATCGCGCGATCGCGCACTGGCTCGACCAACTGATCGACACGTTCGAGCGCCTCCACGTCGAATACGAAACCGCCCCGAACGTCAAACCCGCCGCGAACGAAGACATGGACCTCTTCGGCTGGTCCGAACGCGACTCGCTCGTGCCGCTCGCGTTCACGGACACCGTCCACCACGCCGCGGAGCACTGCGTCACGATCTACTGCTCGTCCCCGCGCCAGTACCGCACCGCGCGATTGATTCTGTATCTGCACCTCGTCGAACGGTTCACCAAGTCCAGCGCGCGCTTCCACGGCTTCCCCAGCTTAGAAACCGTGTTCAAGCGCCGTCCGAACGTACTCGAAACCGATCGCCGCAGAATCTTCCAGCCCCAACGCGAAAGCGAGTGGGAAGTTATCTAATCCCGATGCACACCGGAGTAGCAGTACCGTGCTCGTACTCGTAGTTCTTCGCGTATTCCTCGTCAGCTTTCTCGCCTTGATCGAAGCTCCCGCACGCCCGTAATTCGGGCCGTGGATAGCATCCCGCAAAAGGAGCTCGGCCTTCTATACAATCTCGTGCTCATGCTCATCCTCGTGCTCGTGCTCGTGCTCGTGCTCGTAATCGTAATCGTAATCGATTCAGTTCGAGTGTCGAGCCACGAGTACGATGACGACTCACGAGCACGAGCACGTTTTCCTCGTTATCTCTGCTTTGCTCCTCCCACCACGCGGTTGCACTTCCTCCCCATCAAGATCACAATACCCCCATTCACATCGGGGGGAACACCGGCCATGCGCGCAATTCGTTTCTCGATTCTTCTCGGCTTCGCCGCCGCTGTCTCCGCCGTCGCGGTAGAATCCATCCCGGACAAGACCGTCGTCCTAACCTTCGACGATGCCGTAAAGTCGCACCGCACGTTCGTAGGCCCGCTGCTGAAGGAATACGGGTTCGGCGCGAGCTTCTTCGTGACCGCCCTCTGGATGTCGGACACCGAAAACTTCATGAACTGGCAGGACATCGCCGAACTGCACCAGATGGGCTTCGAGATTGGCAACCACAGTTGGAGTCACTCGAACTTCGGCAACCCGAAATACGCCGCTCAACTCGAAGGCCAAATCTTCCTCGTCGAACAGGAACTCGCGAAGGCCGGCGTCCCCAAGCCCACGAGCTTCGCGTGGTGCGGCAACACGTTCTCGCCCGAAGGCGTTGACGTGCTGAAGAAATGCGGCTACACGCTCGCCCGGCGCGGCATGCAACCCGAGATCCCCTACGGCCAGATCAAGCCCGGCCCGATGTATGCACCCGCGAACTACGACCCGCTGCTCATCCCGTCCGCGGGCGACGCGTATCCAAGCTGGACGCTCGACGACTTCAAGCGCGTCGTCGACCGCGCGAAAGACGGCACAATCGCCGTTGTCCAGTTCCACGGCGTGCCCGACATCGCGCACCCCTGGGTCCACACCCCGCCCGAACGGTTCCGCGAATACATGGACTACCTCAAGCAAAACGGTTTCAACGTGATTGCGATGCGCGGCCTCGCGCGCTACATCGACCCGGAACAACCGGCGAAAGACGCCATGACCATGGTCCGTTACACCTCCCAGCCCGTCGACCTCCCCGCCGAAGTCCACGCCACCCGCGCGAACCCCGCGTTCTGGTTCAACGTTATGAAAGCGCACAACTACACCGAAGAGGAGCTCGCTTCGGTGTTCGGCTGGCCCGTCAAAACGTTGCAGGCGCGCGCGCCGAAATTCGCGGACGTGCCGCCTGCATGGCCGCCCGCCGGCAAGAAACCCCGCATCGTCGTCCTCCCCTATCCGGGCGGACGCCACCCCCGCATCGGGTTCCTCGACGGCGCGGTCAGCCCGCTGCGCGGCTCGAAAGTCAGCATCTTCGCCCCGTGGCAGGACGGCGATCGGGAATCGACAGGAGCGCGGGCGCCCGGACCTCGGACCGATCCGAACTACGTCGTGCTCGATATTCCCGAGGCCATCTTCAGCAACCTCGGGCTGACGTTCCTTGCGCACACCCACGTGCAAAGCATGTGGGACAAGCAACACCAGCCCATCGAAAACAACGACTGGGAACTGCTTCCCAACGGCGATCTCGAAAACGAATGGACCTTGCCCAACAACATAAAGTTCGGCGCGCGCGTCATGCCCAAGGAGGACGCCGTCGATCTCGAACTCTGGCTCGAGAACGGCTCCGGACAACCGCTAACGGGCCTCCGCACCCAAATCTGCGCCATGCTCAAGGGCATGCCCGGCTTCAACGCACAAACGAAAGACAATAAACGGTTCGACGGAAGCGTCGCGTCTACCAGGATGGACAGCGGGGAACGCGAAATCCTGATCGCGTTCGACCGCTGCGGCCGCGTCTGGGGCAATGAAAAATGCCCCTGCATGCACTCCGACCCTGTCCTACCCGACGCCGCCCCCGGCCAACGCGTCAGCGTCAAGGGACGCCTCTGGTTCCTCGACGCGATCGCGAATCGTGACAAGGAAGTCCGCCGCGCCCAAAGAGAATTCGCCGCGCTCGAACGCCCACCGGTGAAGTAAAGCTCTCGTTCTCAACTGGAAAGTCGGGAACGAGGAGGGTACTGGAAAGTTGAGAACGAGGAGGGAACACAAGGAGGAAAAGCCCCCGCGGCGGCGTTCCCTGTGGCGAGTGCGGGACACACTTATCTATTTATGGACGCCATTGGAGAAAGTGCGCGGGCGCGCGAATGTCGCCGAAAATCCCGCACTTCGCGGGCGGCCACCGGCGCGGCCGAATGCCCCCGGCGCGCGGCGGGATTCAATGGTCCATCCAAAACACGCAGCGAAAATACATTATACATAACCAATTCAAAATGAATATCTTACATATATCACACAACCCAATACGTTCGGGTACTTCCGCGAATCCGCGTACCTGGTCCGGGGGAAGCGGAAAGTCGCTGAAGGATCGTTTTCTGCGAAATCAAAAAAAAGTCTTGCCAACGATCTGAAAAAGGATTAACGTTTTTGTGGGCAAGTTCGGGTACACGCAAGCCGGGGTCGGCAACGTCATGTCGGTTTGCGTGCAGGTGAAGGAGGGCGCGCAGGGCAAAACACACACCGTTCAGTACGCTGAGTGTTCCGTATCATTGCATTTTTCGATTCATGACTACTTGTAATGGGTTCAAAAGGCGATATTGGGGTCGCCGCTCGGTGAAAAAACCGGTGTGCAGACAAAGCACACTTCTCGATGGGGAGAAAGTAGATGAGAGGAAGAGTACGAGGCTTTACGCTGATCGAACTGCTCGTCGTCATCGCGATCATCGCGATTCTCGCGGCAATCCTCCTGCCGGCGCTGGCGCGCGCGCGCGAGGCGGCCCGCCGGGCATCGTGCCAGAACAACCTCAAGCAGTTGGGGATTGTCCACAAGATGTTCGCGAACGAAGCGTCAGAAAATCGTTGGCCGCAGAACGGTATCGACCACACGAATACCGGCTTCAACGCGACCAAGCGCATGAATGCCTACCACATGTGGAAGGACATCATTCCCGAGTACCTGTCGGACATCAAAGTCCTGACCTGCCCGTCGCAGGGTCGCCAGGGCTTGTATGCCGCGACGGAGCTCAACAATGCCCGCAACCTGAACGCGGGTTGCGATCCGTCGATCGTCACGTATGCCACGACGAACAACGAACGCGACAATCCCTGCTTCGGCAAGACAGGCGTGACCGCGGCGGACATCGCCACCTATGGCGTCACCGGTTCGCCGCCGGCGCGCTGGTTCAATGGCTGCGACGTTCTCCCGGATCGCTGCCAGGTGCAGCCGCACACCGACCTGGTGAAGACGGGATACAATGACGTCCGCGCGTACCGTTACTTCGGGTGGGCCATCAATCCCGACTGGATGACGAACCTCGAAGACTACTGGTACGTCGGCATGCTGTACGCGAAGAATAGCTTGAGCGTCGGCGTAGAGGTTACCGGTGGTACCACCGGCACCAACATCACGCCCGCCGTTTGGTCAAACCGCAACAACGACCGCACGTACAACTTGCCGTCCGGTAAGGTGGCATTTGTAGGCCGTCTCCGCGAAGGGCTCGAGCGGTTCTTCATTACCGACATCAATAACCCGGGCGGCAGCGCGGCGGCACAGTCCAACATCCTCGTGATGGCGGACGAGGCCCGCGCGTACAATGGTTCGGGTCAGGTGTTCGGCGGTTTGGACGGCTCTGGCCGCTTCAACCATGTCCCGGGCGGCGTGAACGCCCTGTACATGGATGGTCACGTGGAATGGCTCAAGTATGTCACGCCGGGTGGTCGCACTTGGCACGTCAACGAGTTCGCATACAAGCGTCCGGCTGGCGTTACCGCGACCCCGGACTTTCCGTAGGCCGAGTAGTGCTGACCCGATACCAACGCGTGTAGCGTAGTATGAAGTGTGCGCGGAGCGCCGGAGTACTTCTGTACTCCGGCCTCCGCATGTCTAAGGAGATGCGTCATGAGGGGCTTGATTCTGGGTACTGCCTTTTGCTTTCTATTCGTGGCAATGCTTTCTGGCTGTTCAGGCGGGAGCACACCCCTGCAAGAGGAGCAGCGTGACATTTCAGGGATGGCGCCTATACAGGTCCTTTGTGCCGCCGCTTATGAGGGACAGTTAGACGAAGTGAAGAACCTCCTCGCCGCCGATCCGTCACTCATCAACGCGAAAGGCGAACTCGGCCGCACAGCACTCCATGCTGCGGCCGGCGGCGGGCAATCGGGCATCGTAGACTATCTGTTGTCGCAAGGTGCCGATCCCACGATTACCGACGAAGACGGCAATTCGCCCGCGAGCGCAGCGCTCGAATTCGCCCATACGGGAATAGCCAAGACCCTGCGCGAGGCGGAAGTAAAGGCGCTGGAAGCGGGCGGCGCCGCTGCACCGGCCGCGCCACCCGCACAGTAGGTTTCCCAGCAACCGCGGTATCGCCTTCACGGTACGACGGCGCAGCAAGAGAACGCAGCCGCCGACACCGGCATAGTGCGCTGCATTCTCGTCCCGTCGTTGCATTCGCTGCATTCTCGTTACCAACTTTCCAGTTGGTAACGCGCTCTTGAAAAGCTCCGCTTTGCACTGCGCGCACTCCGGCTGCGGCAACGTGGCAAGACGGAGCGAAGCAGAGCTTCGCAAGAGCGCGTTCCCAACTGGAAAGTTGGGAACGAGTTAAAACTGGAAGGTTGGGAACGAGTTAAAAAGTCGGGAACGAGGAATCAACGAAAGTTGGGAACGAGTTAACGAGGAGATCGAAAGGTTGGGAGCGAGGAATCAACGAGGGCATCGAGTTAACTGAGGGGACCATCATGCTGGTGCGAAGTGTGTACGGTGTAGTTTTGGGCCTGTTGGTGGTGGTTTTCGCGGCCGGGGCGCAGCCGTTTGAACTCACGAAGGCCGTCGTCGTGCGCGGGAGCGACGATCCCGTTGTCGCGAAGAGCGCAACGATGCTCGTCGAGGAGATCGCGCGGATCAGCGGCGTCACGCTAATCGAGAAGCCGGGCAAACCGGACGGTTCCGCGATCGTCGTCGTCCTTGAAAAGGACCTGGCAGGCGTATCCGGCAAACTCCCCAGCGGTCTCACCGTGCCCGCCAAAGCCGAGGGCTACGCGCTGTGGACCGCCGGCGATCAGGTTTGGATCGTCGGCCATGACCCGCGCGGGGCGCTCTTCGGCGTCGGCCATCTGTTGCGCAAGCTCGAACTGCGCGACGGCTCCGTCACGCTTCCCGCACCGCTAAAGGTATCCACCGCGCCCGTCGATCGCATCCGCGGCCATCAACTGGGCTACCGCAACGCGAACAACACGTGGGACGCGTGGGACGAGAAGCAGTTCGATCAATACATCCGCGACCTCATCGTTTTCGGTATGAACGCGGTCGAGCTTATCCCCGATTTCGACGAAACGCCGAAGGAGAGTCCGGTCATGAAGATGACC from Candidatus Hydrogenedentota bacterium encodes:
- a CDS encoding polysaccharide deacetylase family protein, which gives rise to MRAIRFSILLGFAAAVSAVAVESIPDKTVVLTFDDAVKSHRTFVGPLLKEYGFGASFFVTALWMSDTENFMNWQDIAELHQMGFEIGNHSWSHSNFGNPKYAAQLEGQIFLVEQELAKAGVPKPTSFAWCGNTFSPEGVDVLKKCGYTLARRGMQPEIPYGQIKPGPMYAPANYDPLLIPSAGDAYPSWTLDDFKRVVDRAKDGTIAVVQFHGVPDIAHPWVHTPPERFREYMDYLKQNGFNVIAMRGLARYIDPEQPAKDAMTMVRYTSQPVDLPAEVHATRANPAFWFNVMKAHNYTEEELASVFGWPVKTLQARAPKFADVPPAWPPAGKKPRIVVLPYPGGRHPRIGFLDGAVSPLRGSKVSIFAPWQDGDRESTGARAPGPRTDPNYVVLDIPEAIFSNLGLTFLAHTHVQSMWDKQHQPIENNDWELLPNGDLENEWTLPNNIKFGARVMPKEDAVDLELWLENGSGQPLTGLRTQICAMLKGMPGFNAQTKDNKRFDGSVASTRMDSGEREILIAFDRCGRVWGNEKCPCMHSDPVLPDAAPGQRVSVKGRLWFLDAIANRDKEVRRAQREFAALERPPVK
- a CDS encoding ankyrin repeat domain-containing protein, whose product is MRGLILGTAFCFLFVAMLSGCSGGSTPLQEEQRDISGMAPIQVLCAAAYEGQLDEVKNLLAADPSLINAKGELGRTALHAAAGGGQSGIVDYLLSQGADPTITDEDGNSPASAALEFAHTGIAKTLREAEVKALEAGGAAAPAAPPAQ